A stretch of Malus sylvestris chromosome 11, drMalSylv7.2, whole genome shotgun sequence DNA encodes these proteins:
- the LOC126589796 gene encoding U-box domain-containing protein 13-like — MSTLRQLQTSANPEPPQNGAVVAEIGGDVAMEEDRGALVQSLIDTVNEIASISDYKCPVKKQYCNLARRLKLLTPMFEEIRDSKEVVSQETLKALLSFMEALKSAKELLRFGSESSKIYLVLEREQIMMKFHEVTARLEQALSGISYENLDISDEVKEQVELVLAQFRRAKGRFDSPDVELYGDLLSLYSKNEAATDPAVLRRLVDKLELTGIAELTQESLALHEMVTFSGGDPGESIEKMSMLLKKIKDFVQTENPDMDAPAGGKNILASCSGQASTDKNHKVPPVIPDDFRCPISLELMKDPVIVSTGQTYERSCIEKWLEAGHATCPKTQQSLFNTTLTPNYALRSLIAQWCEANGIEPPKRPNSRPIKTTSSCSPAERTKIEILLRKLMSVSPEDQRSAAGEIRLLAKRNADNRVAIAEAGAIPLLVGLLSTPDSRTQEHAVTALLNLSICEENKGSIITSGAIPGIVHVLKNGGMEARENAAATLFSLSVVDENKVRIGASGAIPPLVTLLSEGTQRGKKDAATALFNLCIYQGNKGKAVRAGVVSTLMKLLTEPGGGMVDEALAILAILSSHAEGKAAIGAAEAVPVLVEVIGTGSPRNRENAAAVLVHLCSGDQQHIVEAQELGVMTSLLELAQNGTDRGKRKAAQLLERMNRFAEAQAQAQAQAQPDDQSETQSHPPTTPNAVDG; from the exons ATGTCCACCCTCCGTCAACTCCAGACCTCCGCAAACCCAGAACCCCCACAAAACGGTGCCGTTGTGGCTGAGATCGGCGGCGACGTAGCTATGGAGGAAGACAGAGGAGCTCTGGTGCAGAGCCTGATCGACACGGTCAACGAAATAGCTTCGATCTCCGACTACAAGTGTCCGGTCAAGAAGCAGTACTGCAATTTGGCGAGGAGGTTGAAGCTGCTGACCCCAATGTTCGAGGAGATTAGGGATAGCAAGGAGGTGGTTTCTCAGGAGACTTTGAAAGCCTTGCTTTCGTTCATGGAAGCTCTGAAATCGGCCAAGGAGCTGCTCAGATTCGGAAGCGAAAGCAGCAAGATTTACCTG GTTTTAGAAAGGGAGCAAATTATGATGAAGTTTCATGAGGTGACAGCTCGATTGGAGCAAGCTTTAAGTGGAATCTCCTATGAAAATCTTGACATATCAGATGAAGTTAAGGAACAG GTTGAGCTTGTTCTTGCTCAGTTTAGAAGAGCCAAAGGGAGGTTCGATTCGCCTGATGTTGAGCTCTATGGAGATCTCTTATCCCTTTACAGTAAAAATGAGGCAGCAACAGATCCAGCTGTCCTAAGAAGATTGGTTGATAAGTTAGAATTGACAGGTATAGCTGAACTCACACAAGAGTCACTAGCCTTGCATGAGATGGTTACTTTCAGTGGTGGGGATCCTGGGGAGAGCATCGAGAAGATGTCAATGCTactgaaaaaaattaaagattttGTACAAACAGAAAACCCCGACATGGATGCTCCTGCAGGGGGAAAGAATATATTAGCAAGCTGCAGCGGGCAAGCATCCACCGACAAGAATCACAAAGTCCCCCCAGTTATACCAGATGATTTTCGGTGTCCAATATCTTTGGAGTTAATGAAGGACCCCGTCATTGTTTCAACAGGGCAG ACATATGAGCGTTCCTGTATTGAGAAGTGGCTGGAAGCAGGGCATGCGACATGTCCGAAAACACAACAAAGCCTCTTTAACACCACCCTCACACCGAACTATGCTTTACGTAGCCTCATAGCCCAGTGGTGTGAGGCAAATGGCATTGAACCACCAAAAAGACCCAATTCTCGACCTATTAAAACTACATCCTCCTGCTCTCCAGCAGAACGCACTAAGATTGAAATTCTCCTCCGCAAGCTGATGTCTGTTAGCCCCGAAGATCAAAGGTCTGCTGCGGGTGAAATCCGGCTTCTTGCCAAACGTAATGCAGACAATCGTGTGGCTATTGCTGAAGCTGGTGCAATACCCCTGCTTGTAGGCCTCCTTTCAACCCCCGACTCCCGTACCCAAGAGCATGCTGTCACTGCACTCCTCAACCTTTCCATATGTGAGGAGAACAAAGGAAGCATCATAACCTCTGGAGCAATTCCTGGTATTGTTCATGTCCTCAAGAATGGAGGCATGGAAGCACGGGAAAATGCAGCTGCGACCCTTTTTAGTCTTTCTGTCGTGGATGAAAATAAAGTCAGAATTGGTGCTTCGGGAGCCATTCCGCCACTTGTTACATTGCTGAGTGAAGGTACCCAAAGGGGGAAGAAAGATGCTGCAACTGCACTTTTTAACTTGTGCATTTATCAAGGTAACAAGGGGAAGGCAGTAAGGGCCGGTGTTGTTTCGACCCTAATGAAGCTGCTGACAGAACCTGGAGGTGGAATGGTGGATGAAGCACTGGCCATTCTAGCAATACTCTCTAGCCATGCTGAAGGGAAAGCAGCCATTGGAGCTGCTGAGGCAGTGCCTGTTTTGGTTGAAGTTATTGGGACAGGATCTCCCCGAAACAGAGAAAATGCAGCCGCGGTTTTGGTGCATCTTTGTTCTGGAGACCAACAACATATAGTAGAGGCTCAGGAACTTGGGGTGATGACTTCGTTATTGGAGTTGGCTCAAAATGGCACAGATAGAGGCAAGAGAAAGGCTGCACAGTTGCTTGAGCGAATGAATCGGTTTGCTGAGGCGCAGGCACAGGCACAGGCACAGGCACAACCTGATGATCAATCTGAGACCCAGTCACATCCACCCACCACTCCAAATGCCGTTGACGGATGA
- the LOC126588197 gene encoding dof zinc finger protein DOF2.4-like, with protein sequence MVFSSIPVYVDPPNWHQQPNHHPLGGTTAGSENPHELPPLPPPPSLTHVCGAGSISGVGGGGGGPGSIRPSSMSDRARLAKIPQPETALKCPRCESTNTKFCYFNNYSLTQPRHFCKTCRRYWTRGGALRSVPVGGGCRRNKKTKSNSSSSSSRSKSPVATGDHIQTGSNSITNNSSNHMMGNTPHLLSQLPPSTHQSLPFLASSIPSLGRYGVAGNMGLNFNEIQQEQTDHHQHHMGFQFHQIAGGNNMNNLSGGILGGDHNNQWRNSNLQQIPFLGGTGFESSTSTGLYPFQTGDQGVDHQATTDPMVGNNSRVNTEQLPPPVKTEDNHGLTLTRPSLGTTILAETNNSQFWGGNLNAWTDLSGLNSSSTSHLL encoded by the exons ATGGTTTTCTCATCTATTCCAGTTTATGTAGATCCTCCCAATTGGCACCAG CAACCAAATCATCATCCATTAGGAGGTACTACTGCTGGAAGTGAAAATCCACATGAACTTCCACCACTCCCTCCACCACCGTCACTAACTCATGTCTGTGGTGCAGGCAGTATTAGtggtgttggtggtggtggtggcggcccAGGCTCCATCAGACCCAGCTCGATGTCTGATCGAGCCCGTCTGGCAAAGATTCCACAACCAGAAACCGCGCTCAAGTGTCCTCGGTGTGAGTCCACTAACACCAAGTTTTGCTACTTCAATAACTACAGCCTCACTCAGCCTCGCCACTTCTGCAAGACATGTCGGCGTTATTGGACCCGAGGAGGTGCCCTAAGGAGCGTTCCTGTTGGAGGAGGATGTCGCCGAAACAAGAAAACTAAaagcaacagcagcagcagcagcagtcgATCCAAATCTCCAGTAGCCACTGGCGATCATATCCAAACAGGTTCCAACTCAATTACCAACAACTCATCAAATCATATGATGGGCAATACTCCTCATCTTTTGTCACAACTACCACCAAGTACTCATCAATCACTACCATTTCTAGCCTCATCCATACCAAGTCTAGGTCGTTATGGAGTAGCTGGGAACATGGGATTAAACTTCAATGAGATCCAGCAGGAACAGACTGATCATCACCAACATCATATGGGGTTTCAATTTCATCAGATTGCAGGAGGCAATAATATGAACAATTTAAGTGGTGGAATATTAGGAGGGGATCATAATAATCAGTGGCGTAATTCGAACTTGCAGCAAATTCCATTTTTGGGCGGTACCGGGTTTGAATCATCAACATCAACAGGTTTATACCCATTTCAAACGGGTGATCAAGGAGTCGATCATCAAGCAACAACTGATCCAATGGTTGGGaataattctagggttaatACTGAGCAGTTGCCTCCTCCAGTGAAAACTGAAGATAATCATGGTCTTACTTTAACAAGACCTTCTTTGGGTACTACTATTTTAGCTGAAACTAACAATAGCCAGTTCTGGGGTGGAAATTTGAATGCGTGGACAGATTTATCAGGGCTCAACTCTTCTTCCACAAGCCATCTCTTGTAA